One Streptococcus gallolyticus subsp. gallolyticus DSM 16831 DNA window includes the following coding sequences:
- the rnc gene encoding ribonuclease III has protein sequence MQALDTKLQRDFGIVFEDKTLLETAFTHTSYANEHRLLNISHNERLEFLGDAVLQLLISQYLFKKYPKKPEGDLSKMRSVIVREESLAGFSRYCGFDEFIKLGNGEEKSGGRNRDTILGDLFEAFLGALLMDQGVEAVNKFLNQVMIPQVEKGNFERVKDYKTTLQELLQGHGDVTIDYRVSNESGPAHAKVFEVTVYVNDEAKSQGIGRSKKLAEQDAAKNALALLQ, from the coding sequence ATGCAAGCTTTAGATACAAAACTTCAGCGAGATTTCGGAATTGTTTTTGAAGATAAAACTTTGCTAGAAACAGCTTTTACCCACACTTCTTATGCTAATGAACATCGCCTCCTAAACATTTCACACAATGAACGCTTGGAATTTTTAGGAGACGCGGTTCTTCAACTTTTGATTTCGCAATATCTGTTTAAAAAGTATCCGAAAAAACCAGAGGGAGACTTGTCAAAAATGCGTTCCGTCATTGTACGTGAAGAGTCTTTAGCAGGTTTTTCACGTTACTGTGGATTTGATGAATTTATCAAATTAGGAAATGGTGAAGAAAAATCTGGTGGTCGTAATCGTGATACGATTTTAGGTGACTTATTTGAGGCATTTCTTGGAGCTTTGTTGATGGATCAAGGTGTTGAAGCCGTCAATAAATTCTTAAACCAGGTGATGATTCCACAAGTTGAAAAAGGTAATTTTGAGCGCGTGAAAGATTACAAAACAACACTTCAAGAGTTGTTACAAGGTCACGGTGATGTGACGATTGATTATCGTGTTTCAAACGAATCAGGACCGGCACACGCTAAAGTCTTTGAAGTGACTGTGTACGTTAATGATGAAGCCAAAAGTCAAGGAATCGGAAGATCTAAGAAATTGGCTGAGCAAGATGCTGCTAAAAATGCTCTAGCCTTGCTTCAATAA
- a CDS encoding MBL fold metallo-hydrolase codes for MSENAFKYSILASGSTGNSFYVETPQKRFLIDAGLTGKKITSLLAEIDRKPEDLDAIFITHEHSDHIKGVGVLARRYNLDVYANEKTWQMIDERNMIGKLDLAQKHIFERGKTLTLGDIDIESFGVSHDAVEPQFYRLMKDNKSFVVLTDTGYVSDRMAGIIENADGYLIESNHDVEILRSGSYPWSLKQRILSDKGHLSNEDGAGTMIRTIGNRTKKIYLGHLSKENNIKELAHMTMENNLIQADFGVGYDMKVFDTSPDEATPLTEL; via the coding sequence ATGTCTGAAAATGCTTTTAAATATAGTATTTTAGCCTCCGGTTCAACTGGAAATTCTTTTTATGTGGAAACACCACAAAAACGTTTTTTGATTGATGCGGGTTTGACTGGTAAGAAAATTACCAGTCTTCTTGCTGAAATTGACCGCAAACCAGAAGACTTAGATGCTATTTTTATTACACACGAACATTCTGACCATATCAAAGGGGTTGGGGTGTTAGCACGTCGTTATAATCTTGATGTTTATGCGAATGAAAAAACGTGGCAAATGATTGATGAGCGAAATATGATTGGAAAGCTTGATTTAGCTCAAAAACATATTTTTGAACGTGGGAAAACATTGACACTTGGTGACATTGATATTGAAAGTTTTGGTGTTAGCCACGATGCCGTTGAGCCACAATTTTACCGTTTGATGAAAGATAATAAATCGTTTGTTGTCTTAACAGATACAGGTTATGTTAGTGATCGCATGGCAGGGATTATTGAAAATGCTGACGGTTACTTGATTGAATCGAATCATGACGTTGAGATTTTACGTTCAGGCTCTTATCCGTGGAGTTTGAAACAACGTATCCTATCTGATAAAGGACACTTGTCAAACGAAGATGGTGCTGGGACAATGATTCGAACGATTGGAAATCGCACGAAGAAAATTTACCTTGGACATTTGAGTAAAGAAAACAATATCAAAGAATTGGCTCACATGACCATGGAAAATAATCTTATTCAAGCTGACTTTGGGGTTGGTTATGACATGAAAGTCTTTGATACCTCACCAGACGAAGCAACACCATTAACAGAGTTATAA
- the vicK gene encoding cell wall metabolism sensor histidine kinase VicK → MNDTMLQNLTYFEQAILFLLAFVAVYFVYLAIRDYRTSVNIRRLSGKVRELITGKYTEDIIIEKDRDLAELADQLNDLSTVFRLAQENLAQEKNRLASILSYMTDGVLATDRAGNITMINQTAQQQLNLEREEALQMNIVDILGSDSTYSYHDLVSKTPEIVLNRRDETGEFITLRIRFALNRRDSGFISGLIVVLHDTTEQEKEDRERRLFVSNVSHELRTPLTSVKSYLEALDEGALKEDIAPSFIKVSLDETNRMIRMISDLLNLSRIDNQTVQLEVEMTNFTAFMTSILNRFDQIKSQHTISGKQYEIVRDYPIKSIWLEIDPDKMTQVLDNILNNAIKYSPDGGKITVSMKTTETQLIISISDEGLGIPKKDLPLIFDRFYRVDKARSRAQGGSGLGLAIAKEIVKQHKGFIWAQSTYGKGSTFTIVLPYEKDSEIYDEWEDEEE, encoded by the coding sequence ATGAATGATACAATGTTACAAAATTTAACTTATTTTGAACAAGCCATTCTCTTTCTTTTAGCATTTGTCGCAGTTTATTTTGTTTATTTAGCGATAAGAGATTATCGAACTTCTGTTAATATTCGACGTTTGAGTGGTAAAGTGCGAGAGCTTATCACAGGAAAATACACAGAAGATATTATTATTGAAAAAGATAGAGACTTAGCTGAGTTAGCTGACCAATTAAATGATTTGTCAACAGTCTTTCGTTTAGCGCAGGAAAATTTGGCACAAGAAAAGAATCGTTTGGCGAGTATCTTATCTTATATGACAGACGGTGTCTTGGCGACTGACCGTGCTGGAAATATCACAATGATTAATCAGACCGCGCAACAACAACTCAATTTAGAGCGTGAAGAAGCTTTGCAGATGAATATTGTTGATATTTTGGGTTCTGATAGCACTTATAGTTATCATGATTTGGTGTCAAAAACACCTGAAATTGTCTTGAACCGTCGTGACGAAACAGGTGAATTTATCACTTTACGTATTCGCTTTGCTCTAAATCGTCGTGATAGTGGCTTTATTTCAGGGTTGATTGTTGTTTTGCATGACACAACCGAACAAGAAAAAGAAGACCGTGAGCGTCGTCTTTTCGTTTCTAACGTTAGTCATGAATTGCGAACACCATTAACATCTGTAAAATCTTATCTGGAAGCTTTAGATGAAGGAGCGCTCAAAGAAGACATTGCGCCAAGTTTTATCAAAGTATCTTTAGATGAAACAAACCGCATGATTCGTATGATTTCAGACTTGCTTAATTTATCGCGTATTGATAATCAGACGGTTCAATTGGAAGTGGAAATGACAAATTTCACAGCATTTATGACATCAATTCTTAACCGTTTTGATCAAATTAAAAGCCAACATACAATCAGCGGAAAACAGTATGAGATTGTCAGGGATTATCCTATTAAATCAATCTGGCTTGAAATTGACCCTGATAAGATGACGCAGGTTTTGGATAATATCCTTAATAATGCTATCAAATATTCACCAGATGGTGGAAAAATCACAGTTAGCATGAAAACGACGGAAACACAGTTGATTATCTCAATCTCTGATGAAGGGCTTGGTATTCCTAAGAAAGATTTGCCATTGATTTTCGACCGTTTCTATCGTGTGGATAAGGCTCGAAGTCGTGCCCAAGGTGGTTCAGGACTTGGCTTAGCTATCGCAAAAGAAATTGTCAAACAACATAAAGGTTTTATTTGGGCACAAAGTACTTACGGAAAAGGGTCGACCTTTACGATTGTACTTCCTTACGAAAAAGATTCTGAAATTTATGATGAATGGGAGGATGAAGAAGAGTAG
- the yycF gene encoding response regulator YycF, with product MKKILIVDDEKPISDIIKFNLTKEGYETVTAFDGREAITKFEEEDPDLIILDLMLPELDGLEVAKEVRKTSHIPIIMLSAKDSEFDKVIGLEIGADDYVTKPFSNRELLARVKAHLRRTENIETAVAEENASASNSEITIGDLKILPDAFVAQKRGEDIELTHREFELLHHLATHMGQVMTREYLLETVWGYDYFGDVRTVDVTIRRLREKIEDTPSRPEYILTRRGVGYYMKSYE from the coding sequence ATGAAAAAAATTCTTATCGTTGATGATGAAAAACCAATTTCGGATATTATTAAATTTAATTTAACTAAAGAAGGTTATGAAACCGTAACGGCTTTTGATGGTCGTGAAGCTATTACAAAGTTTGAGGAAGAAGATCCAGATTTGATTATCTTGGATTTGATGTTGCCAGAATTGGACGGACTTGAAGTGGCTAAAGAAGTTCGCAAGACAAGTCATATTCCAATCATTATGTTGTCTGCTAAGGATAGCGAGTTTGATAAAGTTATCGGACTTGAAATTGGTGCAGATGACTATGTAACCAAACCATTTTCAAATCGTGAATTGTTGGCGCGTGTTAAAGCGCACCTTCGTCGTACAGAAAATATTGAAACAGCAGTTGCTGAAGAAAATGCTTCTGCTTCAAATTCAGAAATCACAATTGGCGACTTGAAAATTTTACCAGATGCCTTTGTGGCACAAAAACGTGGTGAAGATATCGAATTGACACACCGTGAGTTTGAATTGCTACATCATTTGGCAACACATATGGGACAAGTCATGACCCGTGAATATCTTTTGGAAACCGTTTGGGGCTATGATTATTTTGGTGATGTGCGTACGGTTGACGTAACGATTCGTCGTTTACGTGAAAAAATCGAAGACACACCAAGCCGTCCAGAATATATTTTGACACGTCGTGGTGTTGGGTACTACATGAAGTCATATGAATGA
- a CDS encoding amino acid ABC transporter ATP-binding protein — MALIEFKNVEKYYGEYHALRNINLEIEKGQVVVLLGPSGSGKSTLIRTMNALESIDTGSLKVNEHEVASATAKDLVQLRKEVGMVFQHFNLYPHKTVLENVTLAPIKVLGKSKQEAEAIAEQYLTYVNMWDRKDSFPGMLSGGQKQRVAIARGLAMQPELLLFDEPTSALDPETIGDVLAVMQNLAKEGMNMVVVTHEMGFAREVADRIIFMAEGEILVDTTDVQGFFDNPTEPRAKQFLSKVINHTSDTVSQK; from the coding sequence GTGGCACTAATTGAATTTAAAAATGTCGAAAAATACTACGGGGAATATCATGCCCTTAGAAATATTAACTTAGAAATTGAAAAAGGTCAGGTTGTTGTACTTCTAGGTCCTTCAGGGTCTGGTAAATCAACACTTATCCGTACAATGAATGCCCTTGAATCTATTGACACAGGGAGCTTAAAAGTAAACGAACATGAGGTTGCTTCTGCAACAGCTAAAGACCTTGTGCAACTTCGCAAAGAAGTTGGCATGGTATTCCAACATTTTAACTTATATCCGCATAAGACGGTGTTAGAAAATGTGACTTTGGCACCAATTAAGGTTCTTGGTAAATCAAAACAAGAAGCTGAAGCTATCGCTGAGCAATACTTGACTTATGTTAACATGTGGGATCGTAAAGATTCATTCCCAGGAATGCTTTCTGGTGGACAAAAACAACGTGTGGCAATTGCTCGTGGTTTGGCAATGCAACCAGAGTTATTGCTTTTTGATGAGCCTACTTCTGCTCTTGACCCTGAAACAATCGGTGATGTTCTTGCTGTTATGCAAAATCTTGCCAAAGAAGGAATGAACATGGTCGTTGTCACGCACGAAATGGGATTTGCCCGTGAAGTTGCTGACCGCATTATTTTTATGGCTGAAGGAGAAATTTTGGTAGATACTACTGATGTCCAAGGTTTCTTTGACAACCCAACTGAACCACGTGCTAAACAATTCTTGAGCAAAGTCATTAATCACACAAGTGACACTGTCTCTCAGAAATAA
- a CDS encoding transporter substrate-binding domain-containing protein codes for MKKKLGLAILASLSLILLTLFAGKITFADSVSEQVKKIQDAGVLKVGVKQDVPNFGYYSAETGKYEGMEVDLAKKIAKKLGVKVSFTAVTAQTREALLDNGQIDILIATYTITEERQASYAISDPYYYDEIGFLVNKSKGYDSIADLDGLTIGVAQGSTTKSAIEEYGEAHNLSFNFVQLGSYPELAISLYANRISAFSVDKSILTGYVSKKTEIIDEGFNTQEYGIAATKSNQSVIDYINDLLADWKADGSLQKLYDKYDLTPATADDN; via the coding sequence ATGAAGAAAAAACTAGGTTTAGCCATTTTAGCCAGTCTGTCACTTATTTTATTGACACTTTTTGCTGGCAAAATAACATTTGCAGATAGCGTATCTGAACAAGTCAAGAAAATTCAAGACGCTGGCGTTTTAAAAGTCGGTGTTAAACAAGACGTTCCAAACTTTGGTTATTATTCAGCCGAAACTGGAAAATACGAAGGTATGGAAGTTGATTTAGCTAAAAAAATCGCTAAAAAATTAGGGGTTAAAGTTTCATTTACAGCAGTTACTGCTCAAACACGTGAAGCACTTTTAGATAATGGGCAAATTGACATCTTGATCGCAACTTATACCATTACTGAAGAACGTCAGGCTTCTTATGCGATTTCTGACCCTTATTATTATGATGAGATTGGTTTCTTGGTTAATAAATCAAAAGGTTATGATAGTATTGCTGATTTGGACGGCTTGACAATCGGTGTTGCCCAAGGTTCAACAACTAAATCAGCTATTGAAGAATATGGTGAAGCACACAATCTAAGCTTTAATTTTGTTCAACTCGGTTCATATCCAGAATTAGCCATTTCACTTTATGCTAATCGTATCAGTGCTTTCTCTGTTGATAAATCTATCTTGACTGGTTATGTCAGCAAGAAAACAGAAATCATTGACGAAGGGTTCAACACCCAAGAATACGGTATCGCGGCAACAAAATCTAATCAGTCTGTGATTGATTACATCAATGACTTACTTGCTGATTGGAAAGCTGATGGTAGTTTGCAAAAACTTTATGACAAATACGATTTAACGCCTGCAACGGCTGACGATAATTAA
- a CDS encoding amino acid ABC transporter permease — protein MFLLTEAASPFALSRWADFFANFGEFAKGFLYTLGMSICALILAFVLGVIFGAMSSSKNRVLKAIARVYVEVFQNTPLLVQFVFVYYGLAIMTNGVIMISTFFTAVLCVGIYHGAYIAEVIRSGIEAVPKGQTEAALSQGFTYSQTMSLIILPQAVRTILPPLTNQVVNLIKNTSTVAIISGADIMFTAKAWAYETTNYVPAFAGAALLYFIMCFPLATWARRKEEENKKSYSL, from the coding sequence ATGTTTTTATTAACCGAAGCTGCAAGTCCATTTGCCCTCTCACGTTGGGCAGATTTCTTTGCCAATTTTGGTGAATTTGCAAAAGGCTTCTTATATACGTTGGGAATGTCTATTTGCGCCTTGATTTTAGCCTTTGTTTTAGGGGTTATCTTTGGTGCTATGTCATCATCTAAGAATAGAGTTCTAAAAGCAATTGCCCGTGTTTATGTCGAAGTTTTCCAGAATACACCTCTTCTAGTGCAATTCGTTTTCGTTTATTACGGTCTTGCCATTATGACTAACGGTGTTATCATGATTTCAACATTCTTCACAGCTGTTCTTTGCGTTGGGATTTACCACGGTGCTTATATCGCTGAAGTTATTCGTTCGGGGATTGAAGCTGTGCCAAAGGGGCAAACAGAAGCTGCTCTTTCACAAGGATTCACTTATAGTCAAACCATGAGTTTAATTATCCTGCCACAAGCGGTGCGTACAATCTTGCCACCACTCACTAACCAAGTGGTTAACTTGATTAAAAATACATCAACGGTCGCTATCATCTCAGGAGCAGATATCATGTTTACAGCGAAAGCTTGGGCATATGAAACAACTAATTATGTTCCTGCCTTTGCTGGTGCAGCACTTCTTTACTTCATTATGTGTTTCCCTCTTGCAACATGGGCACGTCGTAAAGAAGAAGAAAACAAGAAATCATATTCACTTTAG
- a CDS encoding amino acid ABC transporter permease, whose product MSVLTPTNISFILQGLWLTIYISFISIVLSTLIGTVLAVMRNGKNPIFRWISSIYIEFVRNVPNLLWIFIIFLVFQMKSTPAGITAFTVFTSAALAEIIRGGLNGVDDGQTEAGLAQGMTNFQIFIYIIFPQAFRKMLPAIISQFVTVIKDTSLLYSVIAIQELFGKSQILMGRYFEADQVFTLYALIAAIYFVINFTISTISRRLAKKWEKAAE is encoded by the coding sequence ATGTCAGTATTAACACCTACCAACATTAGCTTTATCCTCCAAGGATTGTGGCTAACGATTTATATTTCATTTATTTCAATTGTACTATCAACACTTATCGGAACAGTGCTTGCTGTCATGCGTAACGGAAAAAATCCGATTTTTCGTTGGATTTCAAGTATTTATATTGAATTTGTCCGCAATGTTCCAAACTTGCTTTGGATTTTCATTATTTTCCTTGTCTTTCAAATGAAATCAACGCCAGCAGGAATTACTGCCTTCACTGTCTTTACTTCTGCTGCTCTTGCTGAAATCATTCGTGGAGGGTTAAATGGTGTTGATGATGGGCAAACAGAAGCTGGTCTAGCACAAGGGATGACAAATTTCCAGATTTTCATTTACATTATTTTTCCACAAGCATTCCGTAAAATGCTGCCAGCTATCATTTCACAATTCGTAACAGTTATCAAAGATACGTCATTGCTATATTCAGTTATCGCTATTCAAGAATTATTTGGTAAAAGCCAAATCTTGATGGGACGTTACTTTGAAGCAGACCAAGTTTTTACACTATATGCTTTGATTGCTGCCATTTACTTTGTGATTAACTTTACCATTTCAACAATTTCACGCCGATTGGCTAAAAAATGGGAAAAAGCTGCCGAATAA
- a CDS encoding TVP38/TMEM64 family protein, whose translation MVEAGTQRKNIQILTGIGFIISIGLLIFFKQHPTYFQVGGIFQSYLGQLGFFAPLIFMLLQVIQVVYPIIPGGMTSVIGYIAFGPIWGFIYNFTGIFAGSLLAFGLARRYGETFAKAFVSQETYDKYVGYLDRNDGKFYAKFLGAAFALPGFPDDFLCMVSGLSKMTWKKFITIFLITKPVTLYIYTVVAYKGLNYLLTLFH comes from the coding sequence ATGGTAGAAGCTGGAACTCAGAGAAAAAATATTCAAATTTTAACCGGAATTGGTTTTATCATTTCTATTGGATTGTTAATTTTCTTTAAACAACACCCAACATATTTCCAAGTTGGAGGAATCTTTCAAAGTTACCTTGGACAACTTGGGTTCTTTGCACCGCTTATCTTTATGCTCTTGCAAGTGATTCAAGTCGTTTATCCGATTATTCCTGGTGGGATGACAAGTGTTATTGGTTATATTGCATTTGGACCTATCTGGGGATTTATTTATAACTTTACTGGTATTTTTGCAGGTTCTCTATTAGCTTTCGGGCTTGCTAGACGTTATGGTGAGACTTTTGCCAAAGCCTTTGTCTCACAAGAAACTTATGATAAGTATGTCGGTTATCTAGACCGCAATGATGGTAAATTTTACGCTAAATTTTTAGGAGCAGCCTTTGCTCTACCAGGTTTTCCAGATGATTTCCTTTGCATGGTATCTGGGCTTTCAAAAATGACTTGGAAGAAATTTATCACGATTTTCCTTATTACCAAACCAGTGACACTTTATATTTACACCGTTGTGGCGTATAAAGGGTTGAACTATTTATTAACACTATTCCATTAA
- a CDS encoding PepSY domain-containing protein — MTVSKKFKIGLMSVLAVILIILSIYAYNNLGYTLSSKEAYQIAYQNAGVASKDLLSKSFEKSRLGLKATYHITLKTETTDYSYTIDASTGSIMQRQFHEK, encoded by the coding sequence ATGACAGTTTCAAAAAAGTTTAAAATTGGTTTGATGAGTGTACTAGCAGTGATTTTAATAATCTTGTCTATTTACGCCTACAATAATCTTGGTTACACTTTAAGTAGCAAAGAAGCTTATCAAATTGCTTATCAAAATGCTGGTGTTGCAAGCAAGGACCTTCTCTCAAAATCTTTTGAGAAAAGTCGCTTGGGATTAAAGGCAACTTATCATATTACCTTAAAAACTGAAACGACGGATTACAGTTACACCATTGATGCCTCAACGGGTTCTATCATGCAACGGCAATTTCACGAAAAGTAA
- a CDS encoding sensor histidine kinase has translation MSLLKRFGAMVSNSRKNNKKQLSHPKKILQKKRRNLRFKTTLFVQPLTIIIVSFAIILLVFNVLLKLFIAEQAFTAVQNQYDTLDTLYVGDTPETTAEGNIFETTYVIADDSFDIKYISASMYDLSEKKISEKIIDYFSDNDDIEWFDDIDEDDADYSDYQNSLNYFKKVEIDGSAYMIKMQEYPGTLADSYVKQDNNDDSPTYYIFVFANVTPIEELEDYINFILLGLMVIVGIVASISIFLTARKLDRNFGSLKSYILRVGNREKNLPTENFAYREFNEVGQTVERMNDMIDANQRSQQLFFQNSSHELRTPLMSIQGYAEGIKEGVIDAKQAASVIVDESQKMTDLVDDILTLSKMESVQTQLQLEKLNITDLLYDVSWRLKAKADERGITFEHHFDDDYLEIEADEKLLERAFTNILSNAVRYAKTQISISGKLIENQLQITISNDGEAVSEQDQEHLFERFYKGKGGHFGIGLAITKEIVERHKGTITVISNVQETSFIIYLPVK, from the coding sequence ATGTCCTTATTGAAACGGTTTGGGGCTATGGTTTCAAACTCACGAAAAAACAATAAAAAACAGCTCAGTCACCCGAAAAAAATATTGCAGAAAAAGCGTCGAAATTTGCGTTTCAAAACGACATTATTTGTCCAACCTTTAACCATTATTATCGTTTCTTTTGCTATTATTCTTTTAGTATTTAATGTGCTTTTGAAATTATTTATTGCTGAGCAGGCATTTACAGCTGTACAAAATCAATATGATACTTTGGACACCTTATATGTCGGTGATACTCCAGAAACGACAGCAGAAGGAAATATTTTTGAGACTACTTATGTCATTGCAGACGACTCTTTTGATATCAAGTACATTTCAGCTTCTATGTACGATTTATCAGAGAAAAAAATCTCTGAAAAGATTATTGATTATTTTTCAGATAATGACGATATTGAATGGTTTGATGATATTGATGAGGATGATGCAGACTATAGTGATTACCAAAATAGTTTAAATTACTTTAAAAAAGTTGAAATTGATGGTTCAGCTTACATGATCAAAATGCAGGAATATCCTGGCACATTAGCAGACAGTTATGTCAAACAAGACAATAATGACGATTCTCCAACATATTATATTTTCGTTTTTGCTAATGTCACACCGATTGAAGAATTGGAAGATTATATTAATTTTATATTATTAGGTTTGATGGTTATTGTCGGAATCGTTGCTAGTATCAGTATTTTTCTTACCGCTCGAAAACTTGACCGAAATTTTGGTAGTTTGAAATCTTATATTTTACGTGTTGGCAATCGCGAAAAAAACTTGCCAACAGAAAACTTTGCCTACCGTGAATTTAATGAAGTTGGGCAAACTGTTGAGCGGATGAATGATATGATTGATGCCAACCAACGTAGTCAACAACTCTTCTTTCAAAATTCTTCTCATGAATTGCGGACGCCTTTGATGTCTATTCAAGGCTATGCTGAAGGTATTAAAGAGGGGGTTATTGATGCCAAACAAGCAGCTAGTGTCATTGTTGATGAAAGTCAGAAAATGACTGATTTGGTGGATGATATTTTGACACTTTCGAAAATGGAATCCGTCCAAACACAATTACAGCTTGAAAAGCTGAATATTACAGACCTTCTTTATGATGTTAGTTGGCGCTTGAAAGCCAAAGCTGATGAACGTGGCATTACCTTTGAACATCACTTTGACGATGATTATTTGGAAATAGAAGCCGATGAAAAGTTATTGGAACGTGCATTTACCAATATTTTATCGAATGCTGTCCGCTACGCTAAAACACAAATCAGTATTTCAGGAAAGCTGATAGAAAATCAATTACAAATCACTATTTCAAATGATGGCGAAGCTGTTTCAGAGCAAGATCAAGAGCACTTATTTGAACGTTTCTACAAGGGAAAAGGTGGTCATTTTGGCATTGGACTTGCCATTACCAAGGAAATTGTTGAGCGCCATAAGGGAACAATCACTGTAATCTCAAATGTCCAAGAAACGAGTTTCATTATTTATTTGCCAGTAAAGTAA
- a CDS encoding response regulator transcription factor produces the protein MAKVYVADDEKNIRELIASFLREQGLDVEIFETGDQLLLRFMEEEADVVILDVMMPGTNGVEIATMLRKRSDVPIILLTARDSDADFVKGFSAGADDYFTKPFSPLKLSLRVKAILARQPQSQEVAKGTSDVVTYEALTLSEKERTVTYDNQVLKLTNTEFELLKMLMNHAEEAVSRDELLHHIWGYESSIETRVTDDTIKRLRKKLRGVDSHVLIETVWGYGFKLTKKQ, from the coding sequence ATGGCTAAAGTTTATGTGGCAGATGATGAAAAAAATATTCGTGAATTGATTGCATCATTCTTACGTGAACAAGGACTTGATGTTGAGATTTTCGAGACAGGAGACCAATTGTTGCTGCGTTTTATGGAAGAAGAAGCAGATGTAGTGATTTTGGATGTTATGATGCCAGGGACAAATGGTGTTGAGATTGCAACCATGCTTCGTAAACGCTCTGATGTTCCCATTATCCTACTGACAGCGCGTGATAGTGATGCCGATTTTGTCAAAGGTTTTTCAGCAGGGGCAGATGATTATTTCACCAAGCCATTTTCACCGTTAAAATTAAGCTTGCGCGTGAAAGCTATTTTGGCACGCCAACCGCAATCGCAAGAAGTGGCTAAAGGAACCTCAGATGTCGTGACTTACGAAGCGCTGACCTTATCCGAGAAAGAACGCACGGTCACCTATGACAACCAAGTCTTAAAACTGACCAACACAGAATTTGAATTATTAAAAATGCTGATGAATCATGCCGAAGAGGCTGTTTCACGTGACGAACTTTTGCATCACATTTGGGGATACGAAAGTAGCATAGAAACACGGGTAACGGATGATACCATTAAACGCTTGCGTAAAAAATTGAGAGGAGTCGATAGTCATGTCCTTATTGAAACGGTTTGGGGCTATGGTTTCAAACTCACGAAAAAACAATAA
- a CDS encoding DUF3114 domain-containing protein — MKIGDKAFFSFWEDSRAVTSANQAKEVLEKVMAIAQMPLELTGNVSQTRELINQFSDNLAPDHVFWQEFAEVVQLAFPAESMAADNLLAHQIHQFRYVISAYQAQWVREYFPAQNDRLSLLTYLKGKKRRRFWRKQFDFDLTESSRLHNKAPKQPILGFSLPVNLKIVMGFHTEFILDSQGRFANEIDPQGTNHNGIINGASFNYANQNDKRHYELDIAPIKPHDPAFRKQILANQGNRFSAPLLIKKRQHEQWEYSYFNKKGHYAQAGKSAYQQVKVLRRSFQKELRKLKK; from the coding sequence ATGAAAATCGGAGATAAAGCATTTTTTAGTTTTTGGGAAGATAGCAGAGCTGTGACAAGTGCCAATCAAGCAAAGGAAGTCTTGGAGAAAGTCATGGCAATTGCTCAGATGCCTTTAGAATTAACTGGGAACGTCAGTCAGACGCGCGAGTTAATAAATCAGTTTTCGGATAACTTGGCACCAGACCATGTCTTTTGGCAAGAATTTGCAGAGGTTGTCCAACTTGCCTTTCCAGCAGAAAGCATGGCAGCCGATAATTTACTGGCTCACCAAATTCATCAATTTCGTTATGTGATTTCTGCCTACCAAGCACAGTGGGTACGAGAATATTTTCCAGCTCAAAATGACCGTTTATCCTTGTTGACTTATCTAAAAGGAAAGAAGAGACGACGTTTTTGGCGGAAACAATTTGATTTTGATTTAACAGAATCGTCACGCCTTCACAATAAAGCTCCTAAACAGCCTATTTTGGGATTTTCGTTACCCGTTAATTTGAAAATTGTAATGGGATTTCACACGGAATTTATCCTAGATAGCCAAGGGCGCTTTGCAAATGAAATTGACCCACAGGGTACCAATCATAATGGTATTATCAACGGTGCTAGTTTTAACTATGCGAATCAGAATGACAAAAGGCATTATGAACTTGATATTGCTCCCATCAAACCACATGATCCTGCATTTCGGAAACAAATCTTAGCCAATCAAGGCAATCGTTTTTCAGCGCCACTTTTAATTAAAAAACGCCAACACGAACAATGGGAGTACAGCTATTTTAATAAAAAAGGGCATTATGCCCAAGCAGGGAAATCTGCTTATCAGCAAGTCAAAGTCTTGCGACGCTCCTTCCAAAAGGAATTAAGAAAGTTGAAAAAATAA